In Canis aureus isolate CA01 chromosome 25, VMU_Caureus_v.1.0, whole genome shotgun sequence, the genomic window ACTTATTTTTGGCAATGAACCTAGTCAGTGGTGTTGATTCATGATGTGGTTGGGAATCAGTGAGATAGGGGTAAATACCGTAGGGGCTTCGGGACCTCTGCAAAGGGTAGCATTTCTTGCTTCTCTGTTTGCAGAACTGATGGAGAGTCTGCGGCAGGCAGAGCAGAAGAACTGGAGCCTCGATCAGCATCACATTGCCAATCTGTGTGACTCTCTCAACCACTTCCTCACTCAGACTGGTCATGTGCCCCCACAAGGGGGCTCCCACCGGCCACCAGCCCCTGCCCGTATTGCTGACTCCTGTGCCCTTACCAGTGGCAAACAAGAGCCAGCCATGAACCAAGGTAGTGAACAAAGCAAGTTGCCAAGGAGGTGGAGACTATGACAAAAAGAGAGGGGGAGGTAAAGGACAGAAGAGAGTTGAGAAAAATCATCTGATGAGCAGTGACCCAAACTGAACAATGGGACTAGTTTGTCTACTACATTGACTGAAGGTTTAGTGTATTAGTAAAGTCCCGTACTGAAAAACTGTATGATTCTCTTTTTACACCTTAATTTGGGAGATCAGAATTACTTaagaaaagggaggagaaagTGCCCATTCCAAGTTTGTGTCTCGGCTACCCCAACCTGGATCATATCAGGTGGTGTTGTGATTCTCTGTGGTTACATGATCTTCAAGCCAGTGAAACGAGAGAGATTCAAGGATCGTGTTTCTATCTCTGTTTCTATATTTGTCATCCTTTGAATAGCCTTGGTATTTTATAGTTCCAGGGACAATTAGGGTCCCTTCTTACCCTAAGCTGTGAGGACCAACAGCTCCTGCAGAAAGCCTTTGTGTTTGCTGGAGCAACCAAACAGAGCAAGGAAGAGAGCAGATATGAAGGGGAAACAGAGTACTTCTTTCCCCCTCTATAGTGGGCCCACTTCATTGACTAGAATGAAGCTTACTCAAGTAACTCCTATCTTGCTTTGGCAGTGAACTCTTATGTGCACCCACAAGCCCCCCACCTCTATCCTGGCCCATCACCAAtgtaccccatccccacccaggaCTCAGCAGCATACAATCGCCCAGGTAAGAGctggggagcttgtttctccaACAACCCAACCCTCTCTGCCCTGATGAGCTGTTTTGCTTTCCTCTGGCTCTGAGCCTGCATTCTCTTCCCTTTTGCTTGCCCCTGCTGGGAGTAGGTAAGCCTTCATGATCCCTAAGGCTGGAGGGTGGGCCCATTTGTGAGGGAGGCATATGTCATGGGAGACCAAAGAAGATTGCTTTACTTTAAGCAAAACTTGTGCCTATGATCataaaaggaagtaaaagcagggatgcctgggtggctcagacagttgaggtctgccttcagctcaggtcatgatcttggggtcctgagtttgagccccaagtcgggctccctgctcggtggggagcctacttcttcctctctctctgcccctctcccagctcgtgctctctctctctctttctctctctctcatttggataaataaaatcttaaaaaaaaaaaaaaggaagtaaaagcatGCATGCAGAcccaagatatagaacatttatgTCCAGCTTTGGAATCTAGATGGAAGACATGATCAGGCAGATACAATGAACATATCATCCAGACATACCTGCTTTGTGCCCATGTCTGCTTTCCTGTCAGCTGACTCCTCGTATCAGGGATCTGGGATTGAACTACCTCTGATGGGGGGTAGGGAGGGTTGGAAGGAGACCCTAACTTGCCATAAAGAGTATAAATTGAGCAGATCGTTcccttttaaatacattttggaaaatcACTATTATTATCTTGCCTAACCACAAGTGTTTTCAATTTTTCGGGTGACATCAGACTCTCGGCTCATGCATTCCTTATACATTAATATGTTTACAAATTCCTGTACTGTGACTTTATATAATAGTACATTCtatatggtatttttttcattattacatgATCTTCATAAGTATAATTCTTACTGGTTGCATAGTATTAAATTGCCATGTGACCTATGTTTGCTCTGGTTTATTTCCACCACTGAAGTGGTGGCTAGCAGCAAAAATAACTCGGCTGATAAGGACTATAGTTTCACCAGCCCTTCCTCATGGGGCTGAGCATTGCCAAATAAGGGCACCAGCCCCTTATTTGGGGCTGAGCATTGCCAATCTAGATGGATAGAATAACtctccttttaatttctttttctcttcccaacAGCACACCATATGGTCCCTCGGCCACCAGTTCCACCTCCTGGCGCCAATGAGGAGATCCCTGATGACTTCGACTGGGACTTGATCACTTAGGGCATCATGGAAAGTGGCCATGAGCCCAGGGCTGGGCGGCGAAGTCCGGCAGTGGGGCAAGAGCGGTCCCAGCCCATCCCTTCCTCCTTGCTGTATATAGTTAtatatcctctttttttcttgctctgtCAGAGAAGCCACCGCAAGATGCTGCCGAAGATAACCccctctttcctgcctccttcttcctcttccttcttgtgtttttcctaattcttttattattattcttattatggtattattattattattattattattgttattattattattggttatATGCTATCCCCAgtctcctgtccctcccccacagACCGTGTTCACCCCTTGCTAATTTAAAATCTGGCTGGAAGGTGAGGCCTTCATGGCCACAGAGAAAGGTTTCAAACCTTGATTGACCTTTCTCTTTGAGAAGCTCAATGCTGATCTCACCTTTTGGACCTAAATTGTTTTCTGTTCCTGTCAGTTCAGTCCAGTACTAGAGAAGCCACATTCTCAAGTAAAAGGGATCTAAAACACTGCTTCATAGCCATGAATTTGCAGGTTCTACTCAATGGTGCTAATTTTGTCCTCTGAGCTCTTTTTTGTCCCTTTAGATCTTCAATTCTTACCTCTGCCAATCCTCACTCCCATCTAGGGTGagagtgatggtggtggtgcaGGAGGGTGATAATAAAATCCTAGTGGAATAAGAAGTCTGGGTTGGGTGGAGTCAAGTGCTGTAGAGGGGTGATGGAATATAAAACGGTCAGTTTCTATATGTTACTGGAAACTTCCATTGGCTTATTCCTACCCCTTAGTCTATTGGAGATAGATTGGTCTTAGCCAGAACTCTGCTTCTGTGGTAGGATTGAGGACAACCATACAGCAGAGGTTCAGCTTTTAGGAGATAGTTTCAATTTAACCCTTTTGAATGTTTAAACATAATTTTCTCTGGAAATTAAATGTGGCTCATATTTGCACTTACAAATTATCCTTCAATCCCCTTTTCTCATTTGGCAAATAGTATTTTGTCTTCCTTCAGTTGTTTGCTcacctcttcctccccttttattttcttctcccattttctagaactctcaagaaagaaaagcaagccaTTAACACTCTTAGTTTCATCATATTCCTAGGGCAAGATGGGAACTTCTTTCCCACTGATCGTAGCAGAGCCAAACCTATGGTGTCGATGATAGgaaggtgaggagagagagagaagttggtATACACATGGGCAGGGAGTATTTCAGTTATTTAGCTGTGTAGGCAAATGCTTCTCTTGAAATCCAGATCATTGGGGCTGAAGCTTTTGCCATTAGGCTTCTGAGGGGGTAAAGGAAATTGGTAGAGGGGAGTAAATAATTTAGAGAGGAGAGTTTATGAGGGCTAAGAGAGACCCCCGCCCAGAAAAAGGTAAGGAACAAACTTCTCTCCTTTAATGAGAAGTGGCCATGAGTTACTGCTGCAAAGCACTTAGTGTATGTTTAATGTTAACTGTTGAATATTAGCTGCAAGAGGGAAGagcaattttacttctgtttttatttcactgaatGTTTGCTTTCTGAAAGCTACAGAATGACATGTAAGGAATGGACAAGGCCACTCTCTctgttatttctgctttttgttcatATTCTTTTATTACCCATGACTTCCAGGAGATCTGGCTTTCCACTCTTCTGCTTTTCCCCTCACccaccccttcctttctttttaaggggGTTATATGCAAGAGTTTGTTGAAGAAGGCTgaagcagaggggcaggaaaggGCGGTTAACTAAAGAGCACTTTATTTCTGTGAAGTTCTTTGTAAGATATGAGGGTGTGAGTGGCTTGAATCCCCCGCTGTTGGGCTGTCAGTGGGGTTGAAGTATCACATGATATTTCCCATTGAGGAAAGGAGAATCTCTCTTAGAGGGTGGCAAAATGCCTTTGCCCTGTGTCTGTTCTAGGCAtctcttctttattccttctaGTCAAGGTGCCTCCTAGACACAACTTCCCGTCTGTCTTCCCCAAGACTCTCTTTACAGAGGATCACTTCTCTCTTCTCAACCCCTGTTCTACTCAGATCTGCACAGGATTTGCAAGGGTAGACAAAATTGTACATGTAAATGTCCCTTGTTTACGATTTCAACTGTGTCTTCTGAAAACTAGTCTCATTAGGACTCTGGTGGGCTGCCGGAGTAATTGAAGTTTGGGGCTAGGGCTGGAGATGGGCCATCAGGCCTCCTGGGATCTTAGCTTCCTTCCATTTCAACTCAGCCTGGCTAAATGGCACAGGACAAAGCTGACTCTCTTTGGGCCTCCATTTTCCCTCCCCTCCACGAAATGGAAACAATACTCCTTTTTCTTATTGGTCCAGCATGGCTGGGCTCGAAGTATAGTCGTTGTTGTATTGGGTGATGTGTGCAAAACTGCAGGACCTCACTGCCTATAAGAGGACATAAGGGAGAAATGGGaggagagggacaggaagagCAATTATTTGGTATAGATATACTCATCCTTGCTTTCCTCTCTTCAACCCCCATGTTTCTGGTTTGGTGAGTCCCTTGTACCACCCATAATGCTTTGCATTGGTGCAGGCTGGCAAGGGGGTGTGTGATCTCacaagttgttgttgttgtgttttgcatgctttcttaataaaaaaagaaaaggaagaagaacgTTTACATGGTTTTATCTTACTGGTGCTggtctcaaatttttttttgccagggtAGGAAGGGAGAAGAGTGGAATCCTATGTTTTCAACTGGCCTTGGACCCCTTCCCTACCTCCTACCCCCACATTCAATTAGTtgatcttgaaattttttttttaaggttttatttatttatccatgagagatacagggtaagaggcagagacagagggagaagcaggctccccatagggagccccatgtaggactcaatctcacgactgggatcacatgctgagccaaaggcagacgctcaaccactgagccatcccttGAAATTGTTTTGTAAGATTGATGGGAAAGGAGAATTAAAAGACATGCTTttaacattgatttttctttcaaatgctaTTAAATGTGGTGAAATATTGTTGGGAGAGACAGTCACTGCTTGTAGCTTGGTTGTGGACTAAGCCGCTTTGCTTGTGTTCTGGGATATTTCAAAGTTTAAAGATACTACAATTTCAGGAGGAGTTAGGTCTCTGTCTGGGATTTCCTGTAAATACTCACAGGTACTTACCGGaatttttcataagaaaagaGGGAATTCCAATTGTAGGATTTTTTTCAGAATACATTTCCCAGGAATGGAACTCTCAAAAGGAATCCAGGAATGGAACTATTGAATCTTTACAACTATGCCATTCACCCAAATATCCTGTACACTAAATACAGGAGTCTGCAACTTATACCCAGGGTCTTGTGAGATATATTGGGACTTTCAGGAGTCTAGCTAGTTGCTATTATAACAAGCCTCCAGCTACCCACTATGAGATTTATTTGCTGTATATTTAGAGATTACAATATATTCCGAATGTCAAACAATTAAGAGGATCCACGAATCTCAGTCTTGCAAGAAACCACAAGAGAGAAAGCATTTATTCATATCAAATATATAAGCAGGTTACATTGGAAGGTGGCATTGCAATCTTACATCATGTCAGACATTATTACTTCACAATTGAAGACTTCCCAgttatttgcaatttttctgcatagtactttataaattatttgtaatcTAGATCCTCACCTCAATCACTGAACAAATAGTGCCTTGCAAGTCTAaaacatctcattttctttttttttagattaaataattatattccaCTTTTGGTGATAATTCCACTTTGGTGATAATAATATATTCCACTTTGGTTTATTTGTGGTAcaaataaacttgaaattttagaagtttgggcagcctgggtggcttagtggtttagcgccgccttcagcccaggttgtgatcctggagacccaggatggagtcccacgtcaggctccgtgcatggagcctgcttctccctctgcctgtgtctctgtctctctctctctcgctctgtgtttcccatgagtgaataaatcttaaaaaattttttagaagtttaaCACAGTAAAGTTTATATACACAGACAAATGAGAAGGTGATAGAGTTAAATaatacttttctaaaaatgaaagaaggatggaaggaaagccATATGTATCGTTGGAATGGATCCACAGATAGAACAAATTGAAGTATGATGATTAACGAACATTCGGATGATGGAGAAGCAAAAAATATGAATGTGGATAAAATTCATCTTTCAAGACAAGAagtgattttatgtatataaaaactAGCTGCATAAGCACATGACATCATGGTAAATATCAGAAGAAATGTCTAAAATTGTTGCAAGTGTTATTTCTGTGAgatgggagtgggaggagggttTGGTTGGGCAGAGGGGCAGCTAACTTTATATTGCATCATAAGCTTTGAGTTCTCTTCAAACTATGTTCATGTATTACTTTgggaaagataaattttaaaaacccaaagatATACCTGGTGAATGATAAACACCTGTAGCCATGCTTTACGAAGTTTGTTGATATTCCTGGAGGGCCCTCAGTCATTATGCAGTGAATTCAAGGATTGCTGCTCCATCCTccaccctctttctcttttcatttgaaatgaaTTTCTTAGGAAATATTAGTTTCAACCAAGAGGAGGGGAGCAATTTGAACCTTATGATATCAGAGATTATTAGATGCAAAAAATCTAATATGGAAGAAGATCTAGAGGCAAGTGAGGAATAAAGGAACTTAAAGGGAATGGAAGAGAGATGGTTCTATCAATAGGCAGATtgaggaaacaaatagaaaactctCCAAAATACCACTTACATCCAATTTTATGATGAAATTTTCAGATGACTTAGCAGCCTGTCTTCACACAGTAGATGCTTATTTAGTTGTAATAATAGAAACTTGGAATTCCCAAGTCTTGTATCCAGGAGTATTGCACATAGCAAGCATCTGACATTGTACTCTGTTCCAGACTCAGTCTCATAACTGCTTGTTTTCATAGACTTTCTCTTTTTTGCaccttcttttcatttaaaaacattgccACCACCACAACAAAGCCATGAAGAAATGGTCATCTTTCACTCAGGTGAGACTAGGTGAAACAGATTTAAGTAGAATCTGGGAGGGGGTTTAGACaattacaaacaaaaaatttcatgatggaaaaatcattttaaaacagaCTAGGTTCTTATTGATCTCACTGGCTTAGTTTGGGATAGAAATAAGCGAATTTTTACAATGATTCTCAAATTTAGCATTCATTAGAAACAGGAGAGTTTGTTAAAGCACTTGCTGGATCCCatctccagagattctgattcatcAAGTTTCTAGGTGATTCTAACAAGTTAGtgggtgatgctgatgctactaGTCTGGGATCATACTTTGAGAACCTATGGATTGATTCTTTGATGGTTTCTGAAATCCCCACCTTATGATATCTCTTATTGTTTTAGACACATGTTAACCTGGGTGAATACCTAAGAACTTCTGCTTGGGTCAACTCCTCCATATTTTCACACAGTTGTACTGATACTATTTCTTTCTGGAAAGACTTTGCTTTGGGGACAGCTGGTAGAGTGTGTGAGGTCTTCACTGAAAGCTGCCTCCAGAATGCCCTTCATGGactgttttgctttcttcctgAAATCTTTTCCTAGAAGGGCATAGAGGAAGGGATTAAAGCAACTATTGGCAGATGCTAGAGCGATGGACACAGGGTCCCAAGACAGTAAAGCTTCTCCAAAGGCAGTTCCTGGGTCAACAAACAATGATAGGACTCCAACAATGTGGTAGGGAGCCCAGCAGATACAGAAGACAATCACCACAGCCACGGCCACTCGCAAAGCTTTGACTCGAGTCTTGGTGAAGCGGCCCCGTCGCATTCGGAAGATAATGAGGCCATAACAGGTCACCATGAGAATAAAGGGCAGAAGGAAACCCACCACTAGTCTAGTGATGGTTATTGCCATCAGTATTGTTAGTCCTTGATTGTCATATGAAAATTGGCCTAAATAATCATCCTGGAAATCTTGGGATAACTCATACAAGTATAAGGAATTGTTGGAAGTACCAGAGTAAAGCTTTAAATCAGTAGAGAGAAAAGCATCAGAGTTATCTAATGGGTTATTTCTGTGATCTTCAATGAGAAAGCCACTGGGGATTGTAGATGAGACCTCATCAGTaggtttaaataaattataatatggaTGTTGACTAGATAGTTTAGTTGAATCCATTAGGAGTGACTCTCGAGAAGGTCTTTGAAATGTTTGAGAAGGGAGGGTAGTGGTGGCTGTCCAAGGAAGATCATTTATTTGCAAAGAGAAAGACTCTAACCTATCATCCATTTCTCCAGGCAGCTGAACAATGGAGTTGTCAAGAGACCCATTATCCAGGAGATCAATGGTGAAGTCTGAATAATCAAATGAACTGTAGAGATAAAAATTGTAGCCACATCTGTCATGGTTGTTTTCAGTGAATGTTTCTCGGTACATGAACACCGGTATACACATTGCAAAAGCTACCACCCATATACATCCACAGATAGTGGAGGCTGTCCCCACATTGCGGTGATTCTGACACCAGATTGGTTTGAGGACCAGAAGACAACGATCGAGGCTAATGGCAGTCAGCAGGAAGACGCTGGCAAACATGTTGAGGATGATGATGGAGGGGATGAGCTTGCAGAGGAGCCAGCCATAGGGCCAGTGTCCTTGGAGAACAAGGTGAGTCAGGGAGAAGGGCAAGGAGAGGCAGCAGAGGAAGTCTGCCAGGGTGAGATGAAGAAACCAGACTGTGTTCACTGTCCGCTGCATCTTTAGGCCAGTCACCCATAGCACTAGCCCGTTGCCTGGCAATCCCAATAAGAAAGTGAGGCTGAGAATGACCATGGAGAGAATGGCTTGGGGTTCATACCACTGATGTGAGGGTAGGTCCGTTGAATTGTTATCAGCAGAGAAAGCCTCCATTGCTaaacttctataaaaatataaacaaacaaaaaaatataaacaaaatttaaaaatatataaacaaaaattttttaaattaaaaattaaaaaatattaaaactatctttttcttttaaagcatgtCCTTAGAATTATAACCCTCTCACATAATGATGTAGAACCACAAAAGTCCTCACACTGTTGTAGTTTGTATTCCTTGGCTTCACACTGGACCACAAAAACATTCTGTGATCATTAAAATCTACCATATCAATATAAATGTgtatcaaggggcacctgggtgactcgggactgagcatctgcctttggctccagtggtgatcccagagtcttgggatcaagtcctgcattgggctccccttggggagcttgcttctccctctgtctatgtctctgcctctctctctgtgtctctcatgaataaatggaatctttaaaaaatttgtattgaAATCATAATTTCATTCGGAAGTCCCTATTAATGtccatttcttgtctttcttgcACTTGCAATTTCTCATTCTGCACTGGTTCCTTTCCTCATTCTGTGGTCCCTATTGAAAACAAATCAGCTAAATGGATGAACAATAACTCTTAGACCAGAGGTTCCCAACATTAGATCCATGAAAGGGCTTTGTGAAGCACCATCACCACCTCAAGAGGCATGTAGGATTTTAAGCTTACATATTCTCATTTCTATGAGGACAGAAGATCCATCCATTCCCTCTACTAGATTTTCAAAGGACTCACTACCACAAAAAAGGTAGATTCAGTTATATCTTTGGATACAACCtcatcttttccttttgctttcaaatttttcaaGCACTGTTCACTCTCTCTGCACTGATTCCCTTATCGCCTGtcatttctttcttgtatttaaaatgttattcacattttaaaatatatgcatatttttcttaatcaaaatttaacaaaattagaTTATTctgtgcatatttaaaaattctttaaatatggtaaaatacacataacacaaaatttacgattgtaactattttttatttaaaaaaaattattcatttgacagagagagagaacatacgtaggcagagcagcaggcagaggcagagggagaagcagagtccccactggacacaggactccatccaaggaccccaggatcatgacctgagcagaaggcaggtgcttaaccaactgagccacccagtcgcccctgtAACCATCTTTTAAGTATAAAGTTCAgcagtgttaagtatattcatattatCATGCAATTAATCTCCACAACTTTTTCaccttgtaaaactgaaactctaatTCTATGAGACAACAGCTCcccacttccttctctccccagtTCCTGCAAACCACCATGCTACTTTCTGTTACCATGTATTTGGCTACTTGAGACaactcatataaatggaatcatacagcatctGTCTTCTGGTGTCTGGCTtgtctcactcagcataatgttctcaaggctcatccatgttgtagcagatgtcagaatttctttcctttttaaggttaaataatatttcattgtatgtaaacaccacatcttgtttatccattcatttccaGATGGACATCTGAATTGCTTTCACCTTTTAGCTCTTGTGAATCATGCTGCTCTGAACTTGCACGCATCTTGTTTTACAAACCGCTTTCCCTTTTCAGTGAGTCTCTACATTATGCAGTAAGATTGTACTTTAAGGAATACTCAgtctttatctagttttttttt contains:
- the C3AR1 gene encoding C3a anaphylatoxin chemotactic receptor, with the translated sequence MEAFSADNNSTDLPSHQWYEPQAILSMVILSLTFLLGLPGNGLVLWVTGLKMQRTVNTVWFLHLTLADFLCCLSLPFSLTHLVLQGHWPYGWLLCKLIPSIIILNMFASVFLLTAISLDRCLLVLKPIWCQNHRNVGTASTICGCIWVVAFAMCIPVFMYRETFTENNHDRCGYNFYLYSSFDYSDFTIDLLDNGSLDNSIVQLPGEMDDRLESFSLQINDLPWTATTTLPSQTFQRPSRESLLMDSTKLSSQHPYYNLFKPTDEVSSTIPSGFLIEDHRNNPLDNSDAFLSTDLKLYSGTSNNSLYLYELSQDFQDDYLGQFSYDNQGLTILMAITITRLVVGFLLPFILMVTCYGLIIFRMRRGRFTKTRVKALRVAVAVVIVFCICWAPYHIVGVLSLFVDPGTAFGEALLSWDPVSIALASANSCFNPFLYALLGKDFRKKAKQSMKGILEAAFSEDLTHSTSCPQSKVFPERNSISTTV